One stretch of Planctomycetota bacterium DNA includes these proteins:
- a CDS encoding nucleotidyl transferase AbiEii/AbiGii toxin family protein, whose amino-acid sequence MQDLKKHERFELEALEKLNSIRVLNRLIFIGGTMLRLCYGLNRFSVDLDFWLTGDTDQKKLYRKIRAELAGFYQLRDSADKFQTMLFEIKSPDYPRSLKIEIRKEPKLIKTAQSIAYSPYADRQVYVRTAAPEEMMRAKIAALLSRKEIRDAFDIEFLIKKGIKPDAAPAEAEKILRVIESFTKKDYTVKLGSLLEPADRGYYSAENFKIIKSALA is encoded by the coding sequence ATGCAAGATTTAAAGAAACACGAGCGGTTTGAATTAGAGGCGCTGGAAAAACTCAACAGCATCAGGGTCCTAAACCGGCTTATCTTTATCGGCGGGACGATGCTCAGGCTGTGTTACGGGCTGAACCGGTTTTCGGTTGACCTGGATTTCTGGCTGACCGGCGATACCGACCAGAAGAAGCTTTACCGCAAAATCCGGGCCGAACTGGCCGGATTTTACCAGCTCCGGGATTCGGCCGATAAATTCCAGACCATGCTTTTTGAAATAAAATCGCCTGATTATCCGCGCAGTTTGAAGATAGAAATCAGGAAAGAGCCGAAGCTGATAAAGACCGCGCAATCGATTGCCTACAGCCCGTATGCGGACCGGCAGGTTTATGTCCGGACCGCGGCGCCGGAAGAGATGATGCGCGCCAAGATAGCCGCCTTGCTCAGCCGGAAGGAAATCCGCGACGCCTTTGATATCGAATTCCTGATTAAAAAAGGGATTAAGCCGGACGCGGCACCGGCTGAGGCGGAAAAAATCCTGCGGGTGATAGAGTCCTTTACCAAAAAAGATTATACGGTCAAGCTCGGCTCGCTTCTGGAGCCGGCAGACCGGGGTTATTACAGCGCCGAGAATTTCAAGATTATCAAATCCGCCCTGGCTTGA